The following are encoded in a window of Pseudomonas sp. JQ170C genomic DNA:
- the miaA gene encoding tRNA (adenosine(37)-N6)-dimethylallyltransferase MiaA codes for MSGKPPAIFLMGPTAAGKTDLAIELTKVLPCELISVDSALVYRGMDIGTAKPSKEVLAAHPHRLIDILDPAQSYSAADFRRDALEAMADITARGNIPLLVGGTMLYYKALLEGLADMPAADPQVRAELEEEAARLGLQALHEQLAAVDPESAARIHPNDPQRLIRALEVYRVSGMSMTSHRQRQSAESSAAGASGQGHLPYTVASLAIAPNDRHVLHERIALRFGQMLEQGFVDEVRLLRARSDLHAGLPSIRAVGYRQVWDHLDGKLTSVEMKERGIIATRQLAKRQFTWLRSWADLHWLDSLACDNLSRTLKYLGSASILS; via the coding sequence ATGAGTGGTAAACCTCCCGCAATATTTCTGATGGGCCCGACTGCGGCGGGCAAGACCGATCTGGCTATCGAACTGACCAAGGTGCTGCCTTGCGAGTTGATCAGTGTCGACTCGGCGCTGGTCTATCGCGGCATGGACATTGGTACGGCCAAGCCCTCTAAAGAGGTGCTGGCCGCTCATCCACATCGTCTGATCGACATCCTTGACCCGGCTCAGAGCTACTCGGCTGCCGACTTTCGTCGTGACGCCCTTGAGGCGATGGCTGACATCACTGCGCGGGGCAATATTCCGCTGCTGGTCGGTGGCACCATGCTTTATTACAAGGCGCTGCTTGAAGGTCTGGCTGATATGCCAGCGGCTGATCCACAGGTGCGTGCGGAACTTGAAGAAGAGGCCGCACGCCTCGGATTGCAGGCGTTGCACGAGCAATTGGCAGCGGTCGACCCTGAATCGGCTGCAAGGATTCATCCCAACGACCCCCAGCGGCTGATTCGCGCGCTGGAAGTTTACCGGGTCAGTGGCATGAGCATGACCTCACATCGCCAGCGTCAATCCGCTGAAAGTAGCGCAGCAGGCGCTTCGGGGCAGGGACATTTGCCCTATACTGTCGCCAGCCTGGCCATTGCGCCAAACGATCGTCATGTGTTGCACGAGCGGATTGCGTTACGATTCGGGCAAATGCTGGAACAGGGCTTCGTTGACGAGGTCCGATTGCTGCGAGCCAGAAGTGACTTGCACGCGGGGCTGCCGTCTATACGGGCGGTTGGTTATCGCCAGGTCTGGGATCACCTTGATGGCAAGTTGACATCGGTGGAGATGAAGGAGCGCGGCATTATTGCTACTCGCCAATTGGCGAAACGGCAATTCACTTGGTTGCGTAGTTGGGCTGACCTGCATTGGTTGGATAGCCTGGCTTGCGACAATCTGTCTCGCACCTTGAAATACCTTGGATCGGCCTCCATATTGAGCTGA
- the hfq gene encoding RNA chaperone Hfq, whose amino-acid sequence MSKGHSLQDPYLNTLRKEKVGVSIYLVNGIKLQGTIESFDQFVILLKNTVSQMVYKHAISTVVPVRPIRLPSASESEHGDAEPGNA is encoded by the coding sequence ATGTCAAAAGGGCATTCGCTACAAGACCCTTACTTGAATACTTTGAGAAAAGAAAAAGTTGGGGTTTCGATTTATCTGGTCAACGGCATCAAGCTGCAAGGCACGATCGAATCCTTCGACCAGTTCGTGATCCTGCTGAAAAACACCGTCAGCCAGATGGTTTACAAGCACGCCATCTCGACAGTTGTTCCTGTGCGTCCGATCCGTCTGCCAAGCGCATCCGAATCCGAGCATGGCGACGCTGAGCCAGGTAACGCCTGA
- the hflX gene encoding ribosome rescue GTPase HflX, with translation MFFERHGGGERAVLVHLEGQNPEAREDPQEFQELALSAGADIVAFANVARHQPTAKYLIGSGKVEELRDLVHAEQVDLVIFNHTLTPSQERNLERIFECRVLDRTGLILDIFAQRARTHEGKLQVELAQLEHMSTRLVRGWTHLERQKGGIGLRGPGETQLETDRRLLRVRLRQIKARLEKVRSQREQARRGRKRADIPSVSLVGYTNAGKSTLFNALTQSEVYAADQLFATLDPTLRRLEIDDVGPIVLADTVGFIRHLPHKLVEAFRATLEESSNSDLLLHVIDAHEPERMEQIEQVMAVLGEIGAEGLPILEVYNKLDLLEGVEPQIQRDADGKPQRVWVSARDGRGLELVGQAVAELLGDDLFIGTLRLEQRFARLRAQFFELGAVQSEEHDDEGSSLLAVRLSRVELNRLVSRAGLKPVEFIEQHTLQ, from the coding sequence TTGTTCTTTGAGCGCCACGGTGGTGGTGAGCGAGCGGTCCTCGTTCACTTGGAAGGTCAGAACCCTGAGGCGCGCGAAGATCCGCAGGAGTTTCAGGAGCTGGCATTGTCGGCTGGGGCCGATATTGTCGCGTTCGCCAATGTGGCGCGACATCAGCCCACCGCCAAATACCTGATTGGCAGCGGCAAGGTCGAGGAATTGCGCGACCTGGTCCATGCCGAACAGGTAGATCTGGTGATTTTCAATCACACCCTCACACCCAGTCAGGAACGTAACCTCGAGCGCATTTTCGAGTGTCGCGTGCTTGACCGCACCGGTCTGATTCTCGACATCTTCGCCCAGCGGGCGCGTACCCATGAAGGCAAGCTGCAGGTCGAACTGGCCCAGCTTGAGCACATGAGCACGCGGCTGGTTCGCGGCTGGACGCACCTTGAGCGGCAGAAAGGCGGTATCGGTCTGCGCGGTCCAGGTGAAACCCAGCTTGAAACCGACCGGCGACTGCTGCGAGTTCGCCTGCGTCAGATCAAGGCACGCCTTGAGAAGGTACGCAGCCAGCGCGAGCAGGCACGTCGGGGACGCAAGCGGGCAGATATCCCTTCAGTTTCCCTGGTCGGCTATACCAACGCCGGCAAATCGACCCTGTTCAATGCCCTGACCCAATCCGAGGTCTACGCGGCCGACCAGCTGTTCGCCACCCTCGACCCGACCTTGCGCCGGCTCGAGATCGACGACGTCGGGCCGATCGTGCTGGCCGATACCGTGGGCTTCATTCGCCACCTGCCGCACAAGCTGGTCGAAGCTTTTCGGGCTACGCTCGAAGAGTCGAGCAACTCCGACTTGCTGCTGCACGTGATCGACGCCCATGAGCCTGAGCGCATGGAGCAGATCGAGCAGGTGATGGCGGTACTGGGGGAGATTGGTGCAGAAGGCTTGCCGATCCTCGAGGTCTATAACAAACTCGACCTGCTTGAGGGCGTCGAGCCGCAGATTCAGCGCGACGCCGACGGCAAACCGCAGCGGGTCTGGGTTTCAGCGCGTGATGGGCGCGGCCTGGAGTTGGTGGGACAAGCGGTAGCCGAGTTGCTGGGGGATGACCTGTTTATCGGAACCTTGCGCCTTGAACAGCGTTTTGCGCGGTTGCGTGCGCAGTTCTTTGAACTGGGTGCGGTGCAGAGCGAAGAGCATGACGATGAAGGCAGCAGCCTGTTGGCCGTGCGCCTGTCCCGGGTCGAACTCAATCGCCTGGTCAGTCGCGCGGGCCTGAAGCCGGTGGAGTTCATCGAGCAACATACTTTGCAATAA
- the hflK gene encoding FtsH protease activity modulator HflK: MAWNEPGGNSNNQDPWGGRRGGGDKKGPPDLDEAFRKLQDSLNGMFGSGKKRGGDGGIGKGGGFGLLGVGLAVLAAIWLYSAVYVVDEQEQAVVLRFGKYYETVGPGLNIYFPPIDRKYMENVTRERAYTKQGQMLTEDENIVEVPLTVQYKITNLQDFVLNVDQPEVSLQHATDSALRHVVGSTAMDKVLTEGREQMAVEIKERLQRFLDTYRTGITVTQVNVQSAAAPREVQEAFDDVIRAREDEQRARNQAESYANGVVPEARGQAQRIIEDANGYRDEVVSRAKGEADRFTKLVAEYRKAPEVTRQRLYLDTMQEVYSNTSKVLVSGKDGQSNLLYLPLDKMVEGSRASSTPVSSAPVSANDAANRAAAELQQQQQQLRSRESR; the protein is encoded by the coding sequence ATGGCTTGGAATGAGCCGGGTGGCAACTCGAATAATCAGGATCCTTGGGGTGGGCGCCGTGGTGGCGGCGACAAGAAAGGGCCACCGGATCTCGACGAGGCCTTCCGCAAGCTGCAGGACAGCCTGAACGGCATGTTCGGCAGTGGCAAAAAACGCGGTGGTGACGGCGGTATCGGCAAGGGCGGTGGCTTCGGCCTGCTCGGTGTCGGCCTGGCCGTGCTGGCAGCTATCTGGCTGTACAGCGCCGTGTATGTGGTCGATGAACAGGAGCAGGCAGTGGTGCTGCGCTTCGGCAAATACTACGAAACCGTAGGGCCGGGCCTGAACATCTACTTCCCGCCGATCGATCGCAAGTACATGGAAAACGTCACGCGTGAGCGTGCCTATACCAAGCAGGGGCAGATGCTTACCGAAGACGAGAACATCGTCGAGGTTCCGCTGACCGTGCAGTACAAGATCACCAACCTGCAGGATTTCGTGCTGAACGTCGATCAGCCTGAAGTCAGTCTGCAGCACGCGACCGACAGTGCTCTGCGCCACGTGGTGGGTTCCACCGCCATGGACAAGGTACTGACCGAAGGTCGTGAGCAGATGGCCGTGGAAATCAAGGAGCGCCTGCAGCGTTTCCTCGATACCTACCGTACCGGTATCACCGTCACCCAGGTCAACGTACAGAGCGCGGCAGCCCCGCGTGAAGTGCAGGAAGCCTTCGACGACGTGATCCGTGCCCGTGAAGACGAGCAGCGTGCCCGCAACCAGGCTGAGTCCTACGCCAACGGCGTGGTGCCGGAAGCCCGTGGTCAGGCCCAGCGGATCATCGAGGATGCCAATGGTTACCGCGACGAAGTCGTCTCCCGCGCCAAGGGTGAGGCCGACCGCTTCACCAAGCTGGTAGCCGAGTACCGCAAGGCACCTGAAGTGACCCGTCAGCGCCTGTACCTGGACACCATGCAGGAAGTCTACAGCAACACCAGCAAGGTCCTGGTTTCCGGCAAGGATGGCCAGAGCAATCTGCTTTACCTGCCGCTGGACAAGATGGTCGAAGGTAGCCGCGCCAGCAGCACCCCGGTCAGCAGCGCGCCGGTTTCGGCCAACGATGCGGCCAACCGTGCGGCGGCGGAGCTGCAACAGCAGCAACAACAGTTGCGTTCTAGGGAGAGCCGCTGA
- the hflC gene encoding protease modulator HflC — protein sequence MSNKSLIALIVGVVLAIVAWNSFYIVAQTERAVLLQFGRVVQADVQPGLHVKVPYVNQVRKFDARLMTLDAPTQRFLTLEKKAVMVDAYAKWRVKDAERFYTATSGLKQIADERLSRRLESGLRDQFGKRTLHEVVSGERDALMADITASLNRMASKELGIEVVDVRVKAIDLPKEVNRSVFERMSTEREREAREHRAKGNELAEGIRADADRQRRVLLAEAYRESEETRGDGDAQAAAIYAKAYGQDQEFYAFYRSLKAYRESFANKSDVLVLDPSSEFFRFMGKPKP from the coding sequence ATGAGCAATAAATCGCTGATCGCCCTGATCGTTGGCGTCGTGCTGGCGATCGTGGCCTGGAACAGCTTCTACATCGTGGCCCAGACTGAACGTGCGGTACTGCTGCAATTCGGTCGTGTGGTCCAGGCCGATGTTCAGCCTGGCCTGCATGTGAAGGTTCCTTACGTCAACCAGGTGCGCAAGTTCGACGCTCGCCTGATGACCCTGGATGCCCCGACCCAGCGCTTCCTGACCCTGGAAAAGAAAGCGGTCATGGTCGACGCCTACGCCAAATGGCGGGTCAAGGATGCAGAGCGTTTCTACACCGCGACCTCGGGCCTCAAGCAGATTGCCGACGAACGTCTGTCGCGCCGTCTGGAAAGCGGCCTGCGTGACCAGTTTGGTAAGCGCACCCTGCACGAAGTGGTTTCCGGTGAGCGTGACGCGCTGATGGCTGACATCACTGCATCGCTGAACCGCATGGCCAGCAAGGAGCTGGGTATCGAAGTGGTCGACGTTCGCGTCAAGGCCATCGACCTGCCCAAGGAAGTCAACCGCAGCGTCTTCGAGCGGATGAGCACCGAGCGTGAGCGTGAAGCTCGCGAGCACCGCGCCAAGGGTAACGAGTTGGCCGAAGGTATTCGCGCCGATGCCGACCGTCAGCGTCGTGTTCTGCTGGCTGAAGCCTATCGTGAGTCGGAAGAGACCCGCGGTGATGGCGATGCACAGGCGGCGGCGATCTACGCCAAAGCCTACGGCCAGGACCAGGAGTTCTACGCGTTCTACCGTAGCCTCAAGGCCTACCGTGAGAGCTTCGCCAACAAGAGCGACGTACTGGTGCTCGACCCGAGCAGCGAGTTCTTCCGCTTCATGGGCAAGCCAAAGCCGTAA
- a CDS encoding ATP phosphoribosyltransferase regulatory subunit, producing MATVDRWLLPDGIEEVLPPEAARIEIARRQVLDLFQSWGYEFVVTPHIEYLESLLTGAGQDLDLRTFKVIDPQSGRQMGFRADITPQVARIDAHTLRREGPSRLCYAGSVLHALPRALSTSRSPIQLGAELYGDASPVSDVEVISLMLAMLQLADVPDVHMDLGHVGIYRGLARAAGLSGAVEQQLFDALQRKAIDEVIELTANLPADIAGMLRSLTELCGGREVLAEARVRLGRAPAAVLAALDDLMAIAERLATRYPELPLYFDLGELRGYHYHTGVVFAVFVPGVGQSIAQGGRYDDIGADFGRARPATGFSTDLKTLVTLGRAEVVLPSGGIWMPDSSDAALWQLVCQLRSEGQRVVQALPGQPLTAAVEADCDRQLIQQNGLWQVLPLAI from the coding sequence ATGGCAACGGTAGACCGCTGGCTGCTGCCAGATGGCATCGAAGAAGTACTGCCACCTGAGGCGGCGCGCATCGAGATCGCGCGTCGTCAGGTGTTGGATCTGTTCCAGAGCTGGGGTTACGAGTTCGTCGTGACGCCGCATATCGAGTACCTGGAATCGCTGCTCACCGGTGCCGGCCAGGACCTGGATCTGCGCACCTTCAAGGTCATCGACCCTCAGTCGGGCCGGCAGATGGGCTTCCGGGCTGACATCACCCCGCAGGTTGCGCGTATAGATGCGCACACCCTGCGCCGTGAAGGCCCGAGCCGCCTGTGCTACGCCGGCAGCGTGCTGCATGCCTTGCCACGGGCGCTGTCGACCTCGCGCAGTCCGATCCAGCTGGGTGCCGAGCTGTACGGCGACGCCAGCCCGGTCAGTGATGTCGAGGTGATCAGCCTGATGCTGGCCATGCTGCAACTGGCCGATGTCCCGGACGTGCACATGGACCTTGGCCATGTCGGCATCTACCGTGGCCTGGCTCGTGCAGCCGGTCTGTCTGGCGCGGTCGAGCAGCAGTTGTTCGACGCCCTGCAGCGCAAGGCCATCGACGAAGTGATCGAGCTGACCGCAAACCTGCCAGCGGACATTGCCGGCATGCTGCGCTCGCTGACCGAGCTGTGCGGCGGTCGTGAAGTGCTGGCCGAGGCGCGCGTGCGTCTGGGGCGTGCTCCGGCTGCGGTTCTGGCTGCACTGGACGACCTGATGGCCATCGCCGAGCGGCTGGCTACGCGTTATCCCGAGCTGCCACTGTATTTCGACCTGGGAGAGCTGCGCGGTTACCACTACCACACCGGTGTAGTGTTTGCCGTGTTTGTCCCAGGCGTTGGTCAGTCGATCGCCCAGGGCGGTCGTTATGACGACATCGGAGCGGACTTTGGACGGGCACGCCCGGCCACAGGTTTCTCCACGGATTTGAAGACCCTGGTCACACTGGGGCGGGCCGAGGTGGTATTGCCGTCTGGCGGGATCTGGATGCCCGACAGCAGCGATGCGGCACTCTGGCAGTTGGTCTGCCAATTGCGCAGTGAAGGTCAGCGGGTAGTTCAGGCCTTGCCTGGCCAGCCACTGACTGCCGCCGTCGAGGCGGATTGCGATCGGCAATTGATTCAGCAAAACGGGCTTTGGCAGGTTCTGCCGCTGGCCATTTGA
- a CDS encoding adenylosuccinate synthase: MGKNVVVLGTQWGDEGKGKIVDLLTEHAAAVVRYQGGHNAGHTLVIDGEKTVLHLIPSGVLREGVQCLIGNGVVVAPDALLREINKLEEKGVPVRERLRISPSCPLILSYHVALDQAREKARGEQKIGTTGRGIGPAYEDKVARRGLRIGDLFHRERFAAKLGELLDYHNFVLVNYYKEPAIDFQKTLDECMEYAELLKPMMLDVTAELHNLRRAGKDIMFEGAQGSLLDIDHGTYPYVTSSNTTAGGIATGSGVGPMYLDYILGITKAYTTRVGSGPFPTELFDDVGAFLAKRGHEFGATTGRARRCGWFDAVILRRAIDVNSISGLCLTKLDVLDGLETIRICVGYKNENGAVIDAPTDADSYIGLEPVYEEMPGWTESTLGAKTLEELPANARAYIKRVEELVGAPIDIISTGPDRNETIVLRHPFA, translated from the coding sequence ATGGGTAAGAATGTCGTAGTCCTGGGCACCCAGTGGGGTGATGAGGGCAAAGGCAAGATCGTCGATCTGCTGACCGAACATGCTGCCGCCGTAGTGCGCTACCAAGGTGGCCACAACGCGGGCCACACCCTGGTGATCGACGGTGAAAAGACCGTGCTGCACCTGATCCCGTCGGGCGTTCTGCGCGAAGGCGTGCAGTGCCTGATCGGCAACGGCGTGGTGGTTGCACCTGACGCCCTGCTGCGTGAGATCAACAAGCTGGAAGAGAAGGGTGTACCGGTGCGCGAGCGCCTGCGTATCAGCCCGTCCTGCCCGCTGATCCTGTCCTACCACGTTGCCCTGGACCAGGCTCGTGAAAAAGCCCGTGGCGAGCAGAAGATCGGTACCACCGGTCGCGGTATCGGCCCGGCTTACGAAGACAAAGTAGCCCGTCGTGGCCTGCGCATCGGTGACCTGTTCCACCGTGAGCGTTTCGCTGCCAAGCTCGGCGAGCTGCTGGACTACCACAACTTCGTGCTGGTCAATTATTACAAAGAGCCTGCAATCGACTTCCAGAAGACCCTGGACGAGTGCATGGAATACGCTGAGCTGCTCAAGCCGATGATGCTCGACGTCACCGCAGAGCTGCACAACCTGCGTCGCGCCGGCAAGGACATCATGTTCGAGGGTGCCCAGGGCTCGCTGCTGGACATCGACCACGGTACTTACCCGTACGTGACCAGCTCCAACACCACCGCTGGCGGCATTGCCACCGGTTCCGGCGTTGGCCCGATGTACCTGGACTACATCCTGGGTATCACCAAGGCCTACACCACTCGCGTAGGTTCGGGTCCGTTCCCGACTGAGCTGTTCGACGACGTGGGTGCCTTCCTGGCCAAGCGTGGCCACGAGTTCGGTGCTACCACCGGTCGTGCTCGTCGTTGCGGCTGGTTCGACGCCGTCATCCTGCGTCGCGCCATCGACGTCAACAGCATTTCGGGCCTGTGCCTGACCAAGCTGGACGTGCTCGACGGCCTGGAAACCATCCGTATCTGCGTTGGCTACAAAAACGAGAACGGTGCCGTTATCGATGCTCCGACCGACGCCGACAGCTACATCGGCCTGGAGCCGGTGTACGAAGAAATGCCGGGTTGGACCGAATCGACCCTGGGTGCCAAGACCCTGGAAGAGCTGCCGGCCAACGCCCGTGCCTACATCAAGCGTGTGGAAGAGCTGGTCGGCGCGCCGATCGACATCATCTCCACCGGCCCGGATCGCAACGAGACCATCGTTCTGCGTCACCCGTTCGCCTGA
- a CDS encoding methyl-accepting chemotaxis protein, whose translation MADEAQAESQAMQSALQQVVDIRQATDENSRTSTQVAKLIEDLAGQVETGSKVIERLAQQSEQIEVVLTVIHGIAEQTNLLALNAAIEAARAGETGRGFAVVADEVRALASKTQSSTGDIQAHIGALQQGAKEAVAAISQAGRQASEGLLVLRDNARVQQSVQASVEQVHAAIGLATRAAEQQAQGAQAVRGRVQTIHAQAERAAEVVMQTTASSKVLDNLADQLKASLGQFRA comes from the coding sequence ATGGCCGACGAGGCGCAGGCGGAGAGCCAGGCCATGCAGTCGGCCTTGCAGCAGGTGGTGGATATTCGCCAGGCCACCGATGAGAATTCGCGCACGTCGACTCAAGTGGCCAAGTTGATCGAGGACTTGGCCGGGCAAGTGGAAACCGGCTCCAAGGTGATCGAGCGACTGGCCCAGCAGAGCGAGCAGATCGAGGTCGTGTTGACCGTGATTCACGGTATAGCCGAGCAAACCAACTTGCTGGCGCTCAACGCGGCCATTGAGGCGGCGCGGGCGGGTGAGACCGGGCGCGGTTTCGCCGTGGTCGCCGATGAGGTGCGGGCCCTGGCCAGCAAGACCCAGAGCTCGACCGGCGATATTCAGGCGCATATCGGCGCCTTGCAGCAGGGGGCGAAGGAAGCGGTGGCGGCGATCAGTCAGGCGGGGCGTCAGGCCAGCGAAGGGCTGTTGGTATTGCGCGATAACGCACGCGTGCAGCAGTCGGTTCAGGCGTCGGTGGAGCAGGTGCATGCGGCCATCGGCTTGGCGACGCGTGCGGCCGAGCAGCAGGCCCAGGGCGCACAGGCGGTGCGCGGGCGCGTGCAGACGATTCATGCCCAGGCCGAGCGAGCGGCTGAGGTGGTCATGCAAACCACCGCCAGCAGCAAGGTGCTGGATAACCTGGCCGACCAGCTCAAAGCCAGTCTGGGCCAGTTCAGGGCCTGA
- a CDS encoding ABC transporter permease, translating to MSAALPEPLISRYVPRRKRPSIWVVLPVLLLVGLSLLPLAYVGLKAWQAGWHEAFRLLWRPFVWGLMRNTLMLMVGVTLACAVLGLALAWLLERSDLPGRRLWGVILCLPFAVPAFVSGFTWVSLSPRFEGLGGAILVMSLSKYPLVFLPVAATLRNLDTSLEESARTLGQNRWGVFFRITLPLLWPSILGGSLLIALHMLVEFGALSILGLQTFTTAIYQQFELEFSNANAAMLSAVLLFMCLLMLWLELRVRGKARHVRIGQGVARRAAPIRLRGWMPVGQGFCLVLALLGSGIPLGMLGYWLSVGSSAAFPVADISRALFSSLSLSLGGAGLSLLLALPVSFLVVRYKGRLAIWAERLPYLLHALPGLVIALTLVYFALHYVPVLYQTTGLLLLAYALLFLPLAQAPVRTALNKAAPQLEEAARTLGASPFKAFCRVTLPIIFPALAAAFALVFLDAMKELTATLLLSPTGMTTLATEVWAHTANVEFAAAAPYAALLIVVSGLPVYLLTTRMYLNRA from the coding sequence ATGAGTGCCGCCCTGCCTGAACCGCTGATCAGCCGCTATGTGCCGCGGCGCAAGCGCCCGTCGATCTGGGTGGTGTTGCCCGTGCTGCTACTGGTGGGCCTGAGCCTGCTGCCATTGGCGTATGTTGGCCTCAAGGCCTGGCAAGCGGGCTGGCATGAAGCCTTTCGCCTGCTCTGGCGCCCTTTTGTCTGGGGCCTGATGCGCAACACCCTGATGCTGATGGTGGGCGTTACCCTGGCCTGCGCCGTGCTCGGCCTGGCCCTGGCCTGGCTGCTGGAGCGCAGCGACTTGCCAGGGCGGCGCCTGTGGGGCGTTATCCTGTGCCTGCCATTCGCTGTGCCGGCCTTTGTCAGCGGCTTTACCTGGGTATCCCTGAGCCCTCGCTTCGAGGGCCTGGGCGGCGCGATCCTGGTGATGAGCCTGTCCAAGTACCCACTGGTGTTCCTGCCGGTCGCTGCCACCCTGCGCAACCTCGACACCTCACTTGAAGAGTCGGCCCGCACGCTGGGGCAGAATCGCTGGGGCGTTTTCTTCAGGATCACCCTGCCGCTGCTCTGGCCCTCGATCCTCGGTGGCAGCCTGCTGATTGCCCTGCATATGCTGGTGGAATTCGGCGCCCTGTCGATCCTGGGCCTACAGACCTTCACCACGGCCATCTACCAACAGTTCGAGCTGGAGTTCAGCAACGCCAATGCGGCGATGCTGTCGGCCGTGCTGCTGTTCATGTGCCTGTTGATGCTCTGGCTGGAGCTGCGCGTGCGTGGCAAGGCACGCCATGTCCGTATCGGCCAGGGCGTGGCAAGGCGTGCCGCACCGATTCGGCTGCGCGGCTGGATGCCTGTGGGTCAGGGGTTCTGCCTGGTGCTGGCATTACTCGGCAGCGGTATTCCACTGGGCATGCTCGGCTACTGGCTGAGCGTTGGTTCCTCCGCCGCCTTCCCGGTCGCGGACATCAGCCGGGCGCTGTTCTCCTCGCTGTCGCTTTCACTGGGCGGCGCGGGGCTGAGCCTGTTGCTGGCCTTGCCAGTGAGCTTTCTGGTGGTGCGCTACAAGGGCCGGCTGGCGATCTGGGCCGAGCGCCTGCCCTACCTGCTGCATGCCCTGCCAGGCCTGGTGATTGCCCTGACGCTGGTGTACTTCGCCCTGCACTACGTGCCGGTGCTTTACCAGACCACCGGCTTGCTGCTGCTGGCCTACGCCCTGCTGTTTCTACCCCTGGCACAAGCACCGGTGCGCACGGCACTGAACAAGGCCGCGCCGCAACTCGAAGAAGCCGCCCGCACCCTGGGCGCAAGCCCGTTCAAGGCATTTTGCCGGGTGACGCTGCCGATCATATTCCCCGCGCTGGCCGCTGCCTTCGCCCTGGTGTTCCTGGACGCCATGAAGGAGCTGACGGCGACCCTGCTGCTAAGTCCGACTGGCATGACCACCCTGGCGACGGAAGTCTGGGCGCACACGGCCAACGTCGAGTTCGCTGCGGCAGCGCCTTATGCGGCGCTGCTGATCGTGGTGTCGGGCCTGCCGGTGTACCTCCTGACGACGCGGATGTATCTGAACCGCGCTTGA
- a CDS encoding extracellular solute-binding protein has translation MTFRNNPLLRGLAVSFLAMVLGTPAALAADPVSLTLYNGQHKEIGEAIAKAYEAKTGIHVNIRKGSSNQLASQIIEEGDRSPADVIYTEESPPLNNLGELGLLAKIDDSTLQVLPKEYVAANGTWMGVTARTRVVAFNPKVIDEKDLPPSVMDFANPEWEGKIGFVPTSGAFQEQAVAILKLHGRDAAEEWLTGLKAFGKTYTNNMVALKAVENGEVAAVLVNNYYWYALKKERGQLDSKLYYLADGDAGGLVTISSAAAVKASKHPQEAQALLAWMASEEGQRVITQTTAEYPLHKGMVSDQGLKPFEDLRPPKITPADLGNAEEALELEREVGLL, from the coding sequence ATGACGTTCCGCAATAACCCCCTGTTGCGCGGCCTGGCCGTCTCCTTTTTGGCCATGGTGTTGGGCACGCCAGCCGCTCTGGCAGCCGACCCGGTGTCACTGACCCTGTATAACGGCCAGCACAAGGAAATCGGCGAAGCCATCGCCAAGGCCTACGAGGCCAAGACCGGCATCCACGTCAATATCCGCAAAGGTAGCAGCAATCAGCTCGCCAGCCAGATCATCGAGGAAGGCGACCGCTCGCCTGCCGATGTCATCTACACCGAAGAGTCGCCCCCCCTGAACAACCTGGGCGAACTGGGCCTGCTCGCGAAGATCGACGACTCCACCCTGCAGGTATTGCCCAAGGAATATGTGGCGGCGAACGGTACCTGGATGGGCGTGACCGCTCGCACCCGGGTAGTGGCCTTCAACCCCAAGGTGATTGACGAGAAAGACCTGCCGCCATCGGTGATGGACTTCGCCAATCCGGAATGGGAAGGCAAGATCGGTTTCGTGCCTACCAGCGGTGCCTTCCAGGAACAGGCCGTAGCCATCCTCAAGCTGCACGGCCGTGACGCCGCCGAAGAATGGCTGACTGGCCTCAAGGCATTCGGCAAGACTTACACCAACAACATGGTTGCCCTCAAAGCCGTGGAAAACGGTGAAGTGGCGGCCGTGCTGGTAAACAACTACTACTGGTATGCACTGAAAAAAGAGCGCGGCCAGCTCGACTCGAAACTCTATTACCTGGCTGACGGTGACGCCGGCGGCCTGGTGACCATTTCCAGCGCAGCGGCGGTCAAGGCCAGCAAGCACCCGCAAGAGGCTCAAGCCCTGCTCGCCTGGATGGCCAGTGAAGAAGGGCAGCGCGTGATCACCCAGACCACCGCCGAATACCCACTGCACAAGGGCATGGTCTCGGATCAGGGCCTGAAGCCATTCGAGGACCTGCGTCCGCCGAAGATCACCCCGGCCGACCTGGGAAATGCCGAAGAAGCCCTGGAGCTTGAACGCGAAGTCGGCCTGCTCTGA